The Thalassotalea sp. HSM 43 genome window below encodes:
- the pdsO gene encoding sortase-associated OmpA-like protein PdsO translates to MKKTMTTLAIATILSSSFINIAQADEQPQAKTLVEHIDEMPNEEKWGISIGAVIGGIFGGPPGAFITAFAGDYFAKHLVSEREIDSLEQQLASEQMQRKNLAHKQSSELKNLELQYQNEMMNIAKAYENSEKAQVENILVSLMFRTGSSDIEAHYQQQVIALATVLKRSPHLYIDLEGYTDRQGDETLNLKLAQRRIDKVKQLLVAQGVGEDRIYATAFGESLPLQPEQQQEVNYFDRRVVLKLKVDSEEVAKQANL, encoded by the coding sequence ATGAAAAAGACCATGACTACACTAGCTATCGCGACGATATTAAGCAGTTCATTTATTAACATTGCCCAAGCTGACGAGCAGCCGCAAGCGAAAACATTGGTCGAGCATATCGACGAAATGCCAAACGAAGAAAAGTGGGGTATCAGCATTGGTGCGGTGATTGGTGGCATCTTTGGTGGTCCACCAGGCGCTTTTATCACGGCCTTTGCCGGTGATTACTTTGCCAAGCATTTGGTATCAGAACGGGAAATTGACAGTTTGGAGCAGCAACTGGCCAGCGAACAAATGCAACGTAAAAATTTAGCGCATAAGCAAAGCAGTGAGCTAAAAAATCTCGAGTTGCAGTATCAAAATGAGATGATGAATATCGCTAAGGCCTATGAAAACAGCGAAAAAGCGCAAGTGGAAAATATTCTCGTTAGCCTAATGTTTCGAACCGGCTCAAGTGACATTGAAGCCCATTATCAACAGCAAGTTATCGCCCTAGCAACCGTGTTAAAGCGCTCGCCACACTTATATATCGACCTTGAAGGTTACACCGACCGTCAAGGCGATGAAACCTTGAACCTAAAATTGGCGCAGCGTCGCATCGACAAAGTAAAACAGCTGTTAGTCGCACAAGGGGTCGGTGAAGATCGTATTTATGCCACCGCATTTGGTGAATCCTTGCCATTGCAACCAGAGCAACAACAAGAGGTAAATTACTTTGACCGTCGCGTTGTTTTAAAATTAAAAGTCGACAGTGAGGAGGTGGCCAAACAAGCAAATTTATAA